Genomic segment of Limnohabitans sp. INBF002:
GATTTCGCGGTCGTTCATCTTGGCAGCAACGCCTGTCATTTGGGCGCTGTTCTTACGCACGCCATCGCGGAAGGCGACCAACTGCGCCACCGCATAGTCGGCGTGTTGGCCTGACAAACGTGGGTATTGAGAAGGAATACCAGCGCCAGTGGGCGTGTGGCAACCGGCACAAGCAGCGATTTGACGGTCAGCAATGCCACCGCGATAGATGCGCTCACCCAACACCACCAAGTCTTTTTCTTTGGCGAAGTTAGGCTTAGATTCTTTCGAGCCCACCCAAGCGGACACGTTTTTCATGTCGGCGTCAGACAAGCCTGCTGCCATGCCGCTCATGATGGCGTTGGCGCGTTTGCCGGATTTGAATTCTTGCAATTGCTTGACCAAATAGTCAGGGTGTTGCTGCGCCAACTTGGGGTAAGCAGGCGAACCGGAGTTACCGTCTGCACCGTGGCAAGACGCGCAAATCGCGGTGTAAGTGGCTTCACCTTTGGCCAAATCGGCTTTGGCAGCAGGGGCTGCTGGCTCGGCGGCATTGGAAAGGGCGGGGGCTGCCATGGCGGCAGCAATCAGCAAAGAGGCAATCAGCTTCATAAGTGTTCTTTGGTTAATGGGTCTCAAAGACGTCGAAAAACTGAGGTGATTCTACAATGCTGCATGAACCAGCCAGACCCACACGACACCCCCGCCCAAATTGACACGCCTGAGGTGCCCGAAATCGCGGTTTTGAACGCTGAACTTGAGGCCCAAAGAGACGCCGAACGCGCCGCCGCCAAAGCGACCTTTGAGGCGCTAAGCCCCACCGATCAAGCCAAATACGCCATGGGCTGGTTGCATACGGCCCGGTTCTTGACTACCGCGGCCCAGTTGCACCACTTGCCCGTCTACGACTTGCCTGAAATTGCCTTTGTGGGCCGTTCCAACGCGGGTAAATCGACGTGCATCAACGTGCTGACCCAGCAAAAACGCTTGGCCTACGCCTCCAAAACGCCCGGCCGCACCCAGCACATCAACTTATTCGCCATGGGCCGCCAAGGCAAAACCGATGCCGTGCTGGCCGACTTGCCCGGTTACGGCTACGCCGCTGTGCCCAAGCAAGACAAGATTCGCTGGCAACAAGTGATGGCGAACTATTTACTCACCCGCCCCAACCTGCGTGCGGTGGTGCTGATGTGTGACCCACGCCACGGATTGACCGAGCTGGACGAAATTTTGTTGGACGTGATTCGCCCACGCGTGGAAGAAGGCCTGAAGTTTTTGGTGCTGCTCACCAAGGCAGACAAACTGAACAAAACCGATGGAGCGAAGGCCCTGCAAATCACCAAGCTGCAAGCGGGTGGCGGTGAAGTGCGTTTGTTCTCAGCGCTGAAAAAACAAGGGGTGGACGAAGTCGCCGCCACCTTGTACAAGTGGATGCACCCTTAATCAATAGAGTTCAGGCGCGCCCGGTGGGCGTGTCTTGAAGCGCTTGTGCACCCAGAAGTATTGAGCGGGCATGGTGTTGATGAACACCACCAAGCGCTGATTCATGGTGGCCGTATCGGCCTCAGCGTCATCGGTAGGGAAATCGCACCACGCCGGATGCACCACCACTTCATAACCCGCATCCGTCATCCGCGTGATGACAGGCACCACACGGGCACGGCCCAATTTGGCGAAGCGTGAGAGCGACGGCACAGTGGCCGCTGGCTCGCCATAAAACGGCACAAAGATGGACTCGCTCGGGCCAAAGTTCATGTCAGGCAATAAGTACAGCAACTCGTTTTGACGCAAGGCAGCCACGATCGGTTTGACGCCATCTTCGCGGCGAAACAATCGAACGTGACCAAAGCGCTGACGACCTTTGGCCACCCACGCATCCACCGCCGCGTTCGATTGCGGCGTGAAGATGGTCGTGAAACGCAAAGGCAAGTTGAGCGTGAGCGCTGTCCACCCCACATCCAAGCCCATGAAATGCGGCGCGAACAACACCGTGGGCTTGGCTTCTGACAAAGCGGCCACTTCGCCCGACAGCTGCACGCGCGATTGGATGCACGCCGCGCTGCGGTGCCACAGCCAGCTGCGGTCCAACCATGCTTGCGCGAAATACACAAAGGTTTGGTGCGTGAGCGCATCACGCTCGGCATCGCTCAAATGCGGGAAACACACACGCAAATTGGTATGCACCACGCGGCGGCGCGATGGAATCACCACCATCAACAAAACGCCCAAGCCTGCCCCTAAGGCACGCAACCACGACAAGGGCAAATAACCCAACGCGCGCAGCAGTAACAAACCTAATTTGCTGAACATGGTTTAGCCCTCTGCCCGCGGTTGTTTGTCGCGTGCATAGCCCCACAGGTATTGACCGGGCGCATCCAGCACCATGCGTTCCACACCGCGGTTGACCGCCGCTGCAGCCACCTCGGGCGGCACGCTGGCGTTTTTCATTTCGGGCGCATCAAAGGGTCGCATGTGCATGCAAAAACCTTGACCAGCAGGCAAACGCTCACACCACGTCATGATGACTTCAGCACCGGTTTGTTGCGCCAACTTCGCCAGCAAGGTCATGGTGTACACATCGCGACCAAAGAATGGCGCCCACACGCCCTGACCCAAGGGCGGCACTTGGTCGGGCAAGATGGCCGTGTAGCCGCCATTGCGCAACGTGCGAATGAGGGTGCGTACACCGGCCAGTGATGTAGGCGCGGAATCTAAATACGGACGCGTACGCGCATTGGCCACCAAGGGCTCCAGCCATGCTTTGCGGGCGGGGCGGAACAGCGCCACCATCGGCCCGTAGTTGGGACCAAATTTTTCAGCAATGGCTTGTGCACCAATCTCCCATGCCCCCAAATGCGGCGACATGATGATGACGCCTTTGCCCACTTGCATGGCCGCTTCGAAATGCTCTGAACCATCCCACGTCACCAAACCATCCAGCTTGGCACTGTGCGGACGCATCCACACCCAAGGCAGCTCAGCCACCATCGCGCCAATGGCGGCCACGGCAGGACGCGCCTGACGCCAGGCCACACCAGCGGCTTGTACATTGGCCTTGAAATTGCGGCGATAGCTGGGCGACAACCACCACACCAACCACCCCAACACAGCGCCTACCCGCTGCATCAAGGGCAGGGGCATACGGGCAAGGAAATGAAAAAGACGCGTGGTGGCAGACATGTGCTTTTAATGAGTTTGACAAAAATCCATTAGAATTCCGATTGTCGCTGAGTTACAGAACAACTTGCAGGGCGACAACACACCACGGTGTGAGAGTGAGGGCAAAGCCCAAACCACTGCTAAAGCGTTCGCTGGGCTCCAAGTTTTCAGGGTCGGCAACGCCGAACAACCCACTGAAAACAAGGAGCTTTTTTCATGTCTAGCAATTACCTCTTCACCTCTGAATCTGTTTCAGAAGGCCACCCAGACAAAGTGGCAGACCAAATCTCTGACGCAATTTTGGACGCCATCTTCGAGCAAGACCCACTTTCACGTGTGGCTGCCGAAACCCTGACCAACACCGGTTTGGTTGTCTTGGCTGGTGAGATCACCACCAACGCGCATGTCGACTACATCCAAGTCGCACGCGACACCATCAAGCGCATCGGCTACGACAACACCGACTACGGCATCGACTACAAAGGTTGCGCTGTGATGGTGTGTTACGACAAGCAATCCAACGACATCGCCCAAGGCGTGGACCATGCGTCTGACGACCACCTCAACATCGGCGCGGGCGACCAAGGCCTGATGTTTGGCTACGCTTGCAGCGAAACGCCTGAGTTGATGCCAGCTCCTATTTACTACGCCCACCGTTTGGTCGAGCGCCAAGCCCAGTTGCGCAAAGACGGCCGCCTGCCTTTCTTGCGTCCCGACGCCAAGAGCCAAGTGACCATGCGTTATGTGGACGGCAAGCCTCACAGCATTGACACCGTGGTGTTGTCGACCCAACACAGCCCCGACCAAAGCGAGTCAGCCACCAAGATGAAGGCCAGCTTCAATGAAGCCATCATTGAAGAGATCATCAAACCCGTGTTGCCCAAAGAGTGGTTGCAAGACACCAAGTATTTGATCAACCCCACAGGCCGTTTCGTCATCGGTGGCCCTCAAGGCGATTGCGGCTTGACTGGTCGCAAGATCATTGTGGACACCTACGGCGGCGCATGCCCTCACGGCGGTGGCGCGTTCTCAGGCAAAGACCCATCGAAGGTCGACCGCTCTGCTGCTTACGCTGCACGCTACGTGGCAAAAAACATCGTGGCGGCTGGTTTGGCCAAGCAATGCCAAGTGCAAGTGGCTTACGCGATTGGCGTGGCACGCCCCATGAACATCACCGTGAACACCGCAGGTACAGGTGTGATTTCTGACGACAAGTTGTCAGCATTGGTGGCTGAGCACTTTGACTTGCGCCCCAAAGGCATCATTCAAATGCTCGACTTGTTGCGCCCGATTTACACCAAGACTGCGGCTTACGGCCACTTTGGTCGTGAAGAGCCTGAGTTCACTTGGGAAAGAACCGATAAAGCTGCGGCACTTCGTGCAGCAGCCGGTCTGTAAGACCGCCTCGCGCAAGCGAGGTATCGGTTCTTGGGCGAAGCTCATATCGCTTGCGATGTGAGCGGAGACCAGAAGTCGTGTTGAAGGGCTTCTCGTTTTTACGGGAAGCCCTTTTTCTTTGGCCTCGGGAGATGCGAGTTGGGGTAGGCAGACGCGGCTTACATCGCTTCGCGACGAATGGCGCCGCATCTGCCTACCCCAACCCGCATGTTGTTGTTCTAACCACCTTCAGCGATGCACACGTTCAATTGCGTGTCACCGCTTGCTCGCCAAAAGAAGCTTGGGTGGCGTACCCCAATAAGGCGCCATTCGTCGCGAAGCGATGTAAGCCGTTTGGGGTGCGCCACCCAAGCTTCGCCTCAGCTAGAAACGCACAAAACCAAGAACGAAACCGCAACGACAGAAGAATCAAACTTCCGAAGACTGCTGTAACGCCCACATCTGCGCATACCGCCCATTCAGCGCCAACAACTCCGAGTGCGAACCCCGCTCCATAATGCGCCCCGCGTCCAACACCAAAATCTCATGCGCATCGACAACGGTCGACAAACGGTGCGCAATCACCAAGGTGGTTTTGTTCTGCGCGGCACTTTGCAACTCAGCCTGAATGGCACGCTCATTGGCACTGTCCAACGCCGAAGTGGCTTCGTCAAAAATCACAATCGGCGGGTTCTTCAACAGGGTACGGGCAATCGCCACACGTTGCTTTTCACCCCCCGACAACTTCAGGCCGCGCTCCCCCACCATCGTGTCGTAGCCTTTGGGTGTGGCCGCGATGAAGTCGTGAATGTGTGCGGCGCGTGCGGCCTGCACCACCTCAGCTTCGGTCGCGTCGGTGCGGCCGTAAGCGATGTTGTAGCGCACGGTGTCGTTGAACAACACGGTGTCTTGCGGCACGATGCCCATGGCTCGGCGCACGCTGCCTTGCGTGACGTGGCGAATGTCTTGGCCGTTGATGGTGATCGCGCCCGAGCCCACGTCGTAAAAACGAAACAGCAAGCGCGCCAAGGTGGACTTGCCCGAGCCCGAAGGGCCCACCACTGCCACCGTTTTGCCCGCAGGAATCTCGAAGCTGATGCCATGCAAGATGGGCCGCGTGGGTTCATACGCAAACACCACGGATTCAAACTTCACTGTCGGCGGGCCACTCAATTCAAGCGCCGAAGCATGGGGCGCATCCGCCACTTCGCGCTCTTTTTCGAGCAGCGTGAACATGCGATCCAAGTCCGTCAAACTTTGTTTGATTTCACGGTACAGCACGCCCAAAAAGTTGAGCGGAATGTAGAGCTGAATCATGAAGGCGTTGATCATCACCAAATCACCCAAGGTCATGCGACCGTCCACCACGCCTTGCGTGGCGCGCCACAACATACCCACCAAGGCCACGGCGATGATGAGTTGCTGCCCCGTGTTGAGCAACGACAACGACGTTTGTGCTTTCAGACGCGCACGGCGCAAGGCCTCCAAGCTCTTGTCATAGCGCGAAGCCTCGAAGGCTTCGTTGTTGAAGTATTTGACGGTTTCGTAATTGAGCAGCGAGTCCACGGCCTTGGTGTGGGCGGCAGAATCAAACTCGTTGGCTTGACGGCGGTACTGGGTGCGCCACTCGGTCACACTGATGGTGAACACGATGTACAGCGCCAGCGCAGCCAGCGTGATGCCCGCAAACCACACATCAAACTTCACGGCCAAGATGCTGAGCACCAAAGCGACCTCGATCAGCGTGGGCACCACGCTGTAGAGCGAATACGAAATGAGCGATTCAATGCCGCGCACACCGCGCTCGATGTCGCGCGTCATGCCACCGGTTTGACGCTCCAAATGAAAACGCAAACTCAAAGCATGCAAGTGCTGAAACGTTTCCAGTGCAATTTGCCGCGCAGCACCTTGGGTGGCTTTGGCAAACACCAACTCACGCAGCTCGGTGAAGGCAGACACCGACAAACGCAGCACGCCGTACACCACCAACAAAGACACAGGCACCACGATGACCGCCATCGGGTCATTGGGCTTGAACGACATGGCGTCAATCAACTCTTTGAGAAGCAAGGGCACGCTCACGTTGGCCAACTTAGCCCCCACCATGAAGGTCAACGCGGCGACGACTCGCCATTTGTATTGCCACAAATACGGGAAGAGGCGTTTCAGGGTTTCGCTGTCGGGGCGTTGCTTAACGTGTTGCCCAGCGGGGGCAGAAGAATGGGCGTGATGACGCATGTTGCACAATGCCAAAAAGTAATTCTTCGATTGTGCCTATGTCTCATTCCCCCAACCCTCATGCCGAACCACTGCCCACGGACCAAGAACTGGTCTTGAAGGTCATCCCCATGCCCGCCGATTGCAATGCCAATGGCGACATTTTCGGTGGCTGGGTGATGGCTCAGGTGGACTTAGCCGGTGCGGTGCTGCCCGCTCGCCATGCGCGCGGACGCTTTGCCACCATTGCGGTGAATCAGTTCATCTTCAAGCACCCTGTCAAAGTGGGCGACATCTTGAGCTTTTTCTCGCGTGTGCAACGCATTGGCAATACCTCCATCACCGTGCAAGTGGAAGTGTTTGCCGAGCGCTTCAGCTCGCAGGGCGAATACATGAAAGTGACCGAAGCCACCCTCACCTACGTGGCGATCGACAAAGATGGCAAGCCACGTGCCATTCCCAAAGACTGAGGGTTAAGAAACGATGTAGGCGCCTGTACCGGTGGACATCAGCGTGCCATCTGGTCCGCGAAACTCCATGCGCGAGGTGCCTACACGTGTGCCCACACGCAGCGCATGGGCGTGGATGGTGAAGTGCTCACCAATGCCGGGACGCAAATAGTCCACCCGCAAATCAATCGTGCCCAATTTGGCAAAGCGCTCTAAGCGCTCTGCGGGTGACTCTTTCATGTGCTTGGCGGCCAAGCAGGCCATCACAGCCGCGCTGCCAATGGCGTCTAGCACGGCACTGATGACGCCACCGTGAATGCGGTTATAGGCGTAGTGCCCCACCAGCTCTGGGCGCATATCGATACGGGCCACGACTTCTTCGGGCGTGACGCTCACCAGCTTCAAGCCCAGCGTGTGGTTGAAGACAATTTTTTCTTCATAGATTTGGCGAAAACCTTCGAGGTAATCAGGCTCAAACACGACGGCGTTGGCGAGTTGTTGCGGCATGCCGTGCGTCAGTCAAAGCTTCGAAAAATCGGGCTTGCGTTTTTCCATGAACGCGCCGAACGCTTCTTTGGCCGCAGGCTCTGTGAGCATGCGACCAAACGAAGCCGCCTCTTCGTTCATCTGCTTTTGCACCAGCTGAGCTTGACCCGCTTTCATCAAGCGTTTGGTTTCCAACAGCGATGACAAGGGCTTGGCCGCCAGCTTGCGTGCCTGCGCTTGCACATAGTTATTCACCTCCGTTGGCGGCAACACACGGTTGACCAAGCCCACTTCCAGTGCGGCCTCGGCCATGAAGGGCTCGCCCAACAGCAACGCTTCTGCCGCGCGGTGGTAGCCCATCATTTGCGGGGCCAGCAAGCTAGATGCGGCTTCAGGGCACACGCCCAAGTTGACAAACGGCATCGCAAACGCGGCGTTGTCACCGGCATAAACCAAATCGCAATGGAACAGCAGCGTGGTGCCAATGCCCACAGCGGGGCCCGCCACGGCGGCCAGCACAGGCTTGGGGAAAGCCGCGATGTTGCGCAACAAACGGAACACTGGCGCATCCAAGGTAGATGGCGGGTTGTTCAAAAAATCGGCGATGTCGTTGCCGGCACAAAACACAGTTTCGTGGCCTTGAAACACCAAGACGCGCACGCTCGGGTTGCTGTCCGCTTGCTCAACGGCATCGGCCAAGGCGGTGTACATCGCCGCAGTGAGAGAGTTCTTTTTGTCAACGCGGTTGAAGGTCAGGGTCATCACACCGCCATCGATGTGACTCAAAATTTCTGTCATGGCTTTCCTACTTAATTACTGCGCGCGCAACCAAATCTGCGTGCGATAAAACGGTCCGATATAGCCGCGTACTTGCAGCTTTTGGCCACCCTCTTTGGGCACCATTTTTACGGTGTATTCCTTGCCGTTTTCTGGATCCAAGATTTTTCCACCACCGGCCCATAAGAATTCACTGGAAGCATCAGACTTCACACCGCGGATGATTTCCATCCCAAGGATGCTTTGGTCTTTGCGGTCATCTTTGCAGTCTTCACACGTTTTCTTGGCGTTCGGGTCGTTGCGCAACGACTTGACGATGCGACCACTCAGCTCGCCCTCTTTTTCAACAATTTGGATTTCAGCTTTCGCCTCACCCGTTTTGTCGTCGATGTTGCGCCATGTGCCAACGGGCGTCATTTGTGCAAAGCTGCTACCGGCTGCCAACAGGGTAAGCCCCGCGAGGGTTTTCAAAATGCGTGTATTCATCATGTTTTGAATTTACCTGATTTCTAAGTGCATACAACTCAGGCAAATACTGCCTCTGTCTCCATCAGTACAGCCGAGCCTGCGCGCGCGGTGACCATGAGCGATGCGGTTTCTGGGAACAACTTGGCAAAGTAGAAACGCGCCGTTTGCACCTTGGCTTGGTAGAACGGATCGCGGTTGCCTTCGGCGATCTTTTGCAAGGCCACTTGGGCCATGCGCGCCCAGAAGTAGCCAAACACCAAATGGCCCGCCACGCGCAGGTAGTCCACCGCAGCGGCGCCCACTTCGTCAGCGTTCTCCATGGCTTTGTAGCCAATCTCGCCGGTGAACTGCGTCATCTGTTGGCC
This window contains:
- a CDS encoding c-type cytochrome; this encodes MKLIASLLIAAAMAAPALSNAAEPAAPAAKADLAKGEATYTAICASCHGADGNSGSPAYPKLAQQHPDYLVKQLQEFKSGKRANAIMSGMAAGLSDADMKNVSAWVGSKESKPNFAKEKDLVVLGERIYRGGIADRQIAACAGCHTPTGAGIPSQYPRLSGQHADYAVAQLVAFRDGVRKNSAQMTGVAAKMNDREIKAVSDYIAGLR
- the yihA gene encoding ribosome biogenesis GTP-binding protein YihA/YsxC; protein product: MGWLHTARFLTTAAQLHHLPVYDLPEIAFVGRSNAGKSTCINVLTQQKRLAYASKTPGRTQHINLFAMGRQGKTDAVLADLPGYGYAAVPKQDKIRWQQVMANYLLTRPNLRAVVLMCDPRHGLTELDEILLDVIRPRVEEGLKFLVLLTKADKLNKTDGAKALQITKLQAGGGEVRLFSALKKQGVDEVAATLYKWMHP
- a CDS encoding lysophospholipid acyltransferase family protein codes for the protein MFSKLGLLLLRALGYLPLSWLRALGAGLGVLLMVVIPSRRRVVHTNLRVCFPHLSDAERDALTHQTFVYFAQAWLDRSWLWHRSAACIQSRVQLSGEVAALSEAKPTVLFAPHFMGLDVGWTALTLNLPLRFTTIFTPQSNAAVDAWVAKGRQRFGHVRLFRREDGVKPIVAALRQNELLYLLPDMNFGPSESIFVPFYGEPAATVPSLSRFAKLGRARVVPVITRMTDAGYEVVVHPAWCDFPTDDAEADTATMNQRLVVFINTMPAQYFWVHKRFKTRPPGAPELY
- a CDS encoding lysophospholipid acyltransferase family protein yields the protein MSATTRLFHFLARMPLPLMQRVGAVLGWLVWWLSPSYRRNFKANVQAAGVAWRQARPAVAAIGAMVAELPWVWMRPHSAKLDGLVTWDGSEHFEAAMQVGKGVIIMSPHLGAWEIGAQAIAEKFGPNYGPMVALFRPARKAWLEPLVANARTRPYLDSAPTSLAGVRTLIRTLRNGGYTAILPDQVPPLGQGVWAPFFGRDVYTMTLLAKLAQQTGAEVIMTWCERLPAGQGFCMHMRPFDAPEMKNASVPPEVAAAAVNRGVERMVLDAPGQYLWGYARDKQPRAEG
- the metK gene encoding methionine adenosyltransferase, whose translation is MSSNYLFTSESVSEGHPDKVADQISDAILDAIFEQDPLSRVAAETLTNTGLVVLAGEITTNAHVDYIQVARDTIKRIGYDNTDYGIDYKGCAVMVCYDKQSNDIAQGVDHASDDHLNIGAGDQGLMFGYACSETPELMPAPIYYAHRLVERQAQLRKDGRLPFLRPDAKSQVTMRYVDGKPHSIDTVVLSTQHSPDQSESATKMKASFNEAIIEEIIKPVLPKEWLQDTKYLINPTGRFVIGGPQGDCGLTGRKIIVDTYGGACPHGGGAFSGKDPSKVDRSAAYAARYVAKNIVAAGLAKQCQVQVAYAIGVARPMNITVNTAGTGVISDDKLSALVAEHFDLRPKGIIQMLDLLRPIYTKTAAYGHFGREEPEFTWERTDKAAALRAAAGL
- a CDS encoding ABC transporter ATP-binding protein/permease; amino-acid sequence: MRHHAHSSAPAGQHVKQRPDSETLKRLFPYLWQYKWRVVAALTFMVGAKLANVSVPLLLKELIDAMSFKPNDPMAVIVVPVSLLVVYGVLRLSVSAFTELRELVFAKATQGAARQIALETFQHLHALSLRFHLERQTGGMTRDIERGVRGIESLISYSLYSVVPTLIEVALVLSILAVKFDVWFAGITLAALALYIVFTISVTEWRTQYRRQANEFDSAAHTKAVDSLLNYETVKYFNNEAFEASRYDKSLEALRRARLKAQTSLSLLNTGQQLIIAVALVGMLWRATQGVVDGRMTLGDLVMINAFMIQLYIPLNFLGVLYREIKQSLTDLDRMFTLLEKEREVADAPHASALELSGPPTVKFESVVFAYEPTRPILHGISFEIPAGKTVAVVGPSGSGKSTLARLLFRFYDVGSGAITINGQDIRHVTQGSVRRAMGIVPQDTVLFNDTVRYNIAYGRTDATEAEVVQAARAAHIHDFIAATPKGYDTMVGERGLKLSGGEKQRVAIARTLLKNPPIVIFDEATSALDSANERAIQAELQSAAQNKTTLVIAHRLSTVVDAHEILVLDAGRIMERGSHSELLALNGRYAQMWALQQSSEV
- a CDS encoding acyl-CoA thioesterase: MSHSPNPHAEPLPTDQELVLKVIPMPADCNANGDIFGGWVMAQVDLAGAVLPARHARGRFATIAVNQFIFKHPVKVGDILSFFSRVQRIGNTSITVQVEVFAERFSSQGEYMKVTEATLTYVAIDKDGKPRAIPKD
- a CDS encoding thioesterase family protein, with amino-acid sequence MPQQLANAVVFEPDYLEGFRQIYEEKIVFNHTLGLKLVSVTPEEVVARIDMRPELVGHYAYNRIHGGVISAVLDAIGSAAVMACLAAKHMKESPAERLERFAKLGTIDLRVDYLRPGIGEHFTIHAHALRVGTRVGTSRMEFRGPDGTLMSTGTGAYIVS
- a CDS encoding enoyl-CoA hydratase, which translates into the protein MTEILSHIDGGVMTLTFNRVDKKNSLTAAMYTALADAVEQADSNPSVRVLVFQGHETVFCAGNDIADFLNNPPSTLDAPVFRLLRNIAAFPKPVLAAVAGPAVGIGTTLLFHCDLVYAGDNAAFAMPFVNLGVCPEAASSLLAPQMMGYHRAAEALLLGEPFMAEAALEVGLVNRVLPPTEVNNYVQAQARKLAAKPLSSLLETKRLMKAGQAQLVQKQMNEEAASFGRMLTEPAAKEAFGAFMEKRKPDFSKL
- a CDS encoding DUF2147 domain-containing protein, translated to MNTRILKTLAGLTLLAAGSSFAQMTPVGTWRNIDDKTGEAKAEIQIVEKEGELSGRIVKSLRNDPNAKKTCEDCKDDRKDQSILGMEIIRGVKSDASSEFLWAGGGKILDPENGKEYTVKMVPKEGGQKLQVRGYIGPFYRTQIWLRAQ